One genomic segment of Hymenobacter psoromatis includes these proteins:
- a CDS encoding DUF6134 family protein, whose protein sequence is MRLSPLFFLLALPLAARAQAPPAAEVRRYGIEVAGLRVGTMTATRQAPAGSSDVTYSLVSDVRVNFLFYHLRIYYQVINHFRNGQLLLSTVAAHTNQGDFASRAEWLGDHYAIVADQYKYHYRGTETQPIRYAVTNMFFGEPPAGQARAFAEYFGDFFTLSQGENGAWQAVRDGREDEYQYANGQLITLIKKNPLKNFIIRLEQ, encoded by the coding sequence ATGCGTCTATCCCCCTTATTCTTCCTCCTCGCCCTACCCCTGGCCGCGCGGGCGCAAGCGCCCCCGGCGGCCGAGGTGCGGCGCTACGGCATCGAGGTGGCGGGCTTGCGGGTGGGCACGATGACGGCCACGCGCCAGGCCCCGGCCGGCAGCTCCGACGTGACCTACTCGCTGGTGAGCGACGTGCGGGTGAATTTCCTGTTCTACCACCTGCGCATTTACTACCAGGTAATCAACCACTTCCGCAACGGGCAGCTGCTGCTCTCGACCGTGGCGGCGCACACCAACCAAGGCGATTTTGCCTCGCGGGCCGAATGGCTCGGCGACCACTACGCCATCGTGGCCGACCAGTATAAATACCACTACCGGGGTACCGAAACGCAGCCCATCCGCTACGCCGTGACCAACATGTTTTTTGGCGAGCCGCCAGCCGGGCAGGCGCGGGCCTTCGCCGAGTACTTCGGCGACTTCTTCACCCTGAGCCAGGGGGAAAACGGGGCCTGGCAGGCTGTGCGCGACGGCCGCGAGGACGAATACCAGTACGCTAACGGCCAGCTGATTACCCTCATTAAAAAGAACCCGCTGAAGAACTTTATTATCCGGCTGGAGCAGTAG
- a CDS encoding rhodanese-like domain-containing protein, giving the protein MTTCSFVRWLGGALLLAGLVAACRSRPAAPPTTSRLYSAMLKSLLKGTVPFVSVAQLRHQPTPVLLDTRAPTEFAVSHLRGARWVGYDEFSLAEVRDISKDTPIVVYCSVGVRSEQIGARLRQAGYTHVRNLYGGIFEWVNEGQPVFTASNQPTDSVHAYSPAWGIWLQRGQKVY; this is encoded by the coding sequence ATGACTACCTGCTCCTTTGTCCGGTGGCTGGGGGGCGCACTGCTGCTGGCGGGCCTGGTGGCCGCCTGCCGCAGCCGCCCCGCCGCCCCGCCCACCACCAGCCGGCTCTACTCAGCCATGCTTAAGAGCTTACTCAAGGGCACCGTGCCCTTCGTGAGCGTAGCCCAGCTCAGGCACCAGCCCACGCCCGTGCTGCTCGACACCCGTGCGCCCACCGAGTTCGCCGTCAGTCACTTGCGCGGGGCGCGGTGGGTGGGCTACGACGAGTTTTCGCTGGCCGAAGTGCGTGATATTTCGAAGGATACGCCCATCGTGGTATATTGCTCAGTGGGCGTGCGCAGCGAGCAAATCGGGGCCAGGCTGCGGCAGGCCGGCTATACCCACGTGCGCAACCTCTACGGCGGTATTTTCGAGTGGGTGAATGAAGGCCAGCCGGTTTTTACGGCCTCTAATCAGCCCACCGATAGCGTGCACGCCTACTCGCCCGCCTGGGGCATCTGGCTCCAGCGCGGCCAGAAAGTGTATTAA
- a CDS encoding dihydrofolate reductase family protein, giving the protein MEHISLDGVIQHEDGESFAHGNWTNPYRTPAGLAAVFEAQGSNFDLLLGRRTYDAWADFWPKAGNSPMADGLNAATKYVVTHRPDSLQWGPVGDLGADILAGIRGVKATDGPDLIVWGSSTLTSVLLDQGLVDEVLLLVYPVLLGRGKRFFSDSADPRELAFVSTQVTSTGVLINTYRHVGSLQKT; this is encoded by the coding sequence ATGGAACACATCTCCCTGGACGGCGTGATTCAGCACGAAGACGGCGAAAGCTTTGCGCATGGCAACTGGACGAATCCCTATCGCACGCCGGCTGGGTTAGCGGCCGTTTTCGAGGCGCAGGGCAGCAACTTCGATTTGCTGCTGGGCCGCCGCACCTACGATGCCTGGGCCGACTTCTGGCCGAAAGCCGGGAATAGCCCGATGGCAGACGGGCTGAACGCGGCAACGAAATACGTCGTGACCCACCGGCCGGACAGCCTCCAATGGGGCCCGGTCGGGGACTTAGGCGCGGATATTCTAGCGGGTATTCGCGGCGTTAAGGCAACGGATGGCCCCGACCTGATTGTTTGGGGGAGTTCCACGCTGACGTCCGTGTTGCTCGACCAGGGATTAGTCGATGAGGTGCTGCTGCTGGTCTACCCGGTCTTGCTGGGCCGGGGCAAACGCTTTTTTTCGGACAGTGCCGACCCGCGCGAACTCGCCTTCGTTAGCACGCAGGTTACGTCCACGGGCGTGCTCATCAACACGTATCGGCACGTTGGCTCGCTGCAAAAAACCTGA
- a CDS encoding TIGR04282 family arsenosugar biosynthesis glycosyltransferase, which yields MKTPVDSRPHLLIFAREPVLGRVKTRLAVGIGAAAALAVYRELLALTAAAVAAAQVPATVWLAEAPAEMTADEALPRPEWPGLPWRVQPPADSLGARMAHACGAAFGAGAGRAVIIGTDCPGLSAALLTRAFEELLTHDVVLGPADDGGYYLLGMNKLEVELFQNKSWSTATVLPDTLADTARLGLRVALLPTLHDVDSVQDLATWRAAKSQA from the coding sequence ATGAAAACTCCCGTTGATTCCCGCCCGCACCTGCTCATCTTTGCCCGCGAGCCGGTGCTGGGGCGCGTCAAAACCCGCCTGGCCGTCGGCATTGGGGCCGCGGCGGCCCTGGCCGTGTACCGCGAGCTGCTGGCTCTCACGGCCGCCGCCGTGGCCGCCGCCCAGGTGCCGGCCACCGTGTGGCTGGCCGAGGCCCCGGCCGAGATGACCGCCGACGAGGCCCTACCCCGCCCCGAATGGCCCGGCCTACCCTGGCGCGTGCAGCCGCCCGCCGACTCACTGGGCGCGCGCATGGCCCACGCCTGCGGCGCAGCGTTTGGGGCCGGGGCGGGGCGGGCCGTCATCATCGGCACCGACTGCCCCGGCCTGAGCGCGGCGCTGCTCACGCGGGCGTTCGAGGAGCTATTGACCCACGACGTAGTACTCGGCCCGGCTGATGATGGCGGCTATTACTTATTAGGAATGAATAAGTTAGAAGTCGAGTTATTTCAGAATAAAAGCTGGAGCACCGCCACCGTGCTGCCCGATACCCTGGCCGATACCGCCCGCCTGGGCCTGCGCGTGGCCCTGCTACCCACCCTGCACGACGTAGATTCGGTACAGGACCTGGCCACCTGGCGCGCGGCCAAAAGCCAGGCGTGA
- the mnmE gene encoding tRNA uridine-5-carboxymethylaminomethyl(34) synthesis GTPase MnmE yields the protein MKPAKIRANQWPTVVALSTPPGAGALAVVRLSGSEAIAITQALFSKKNLADQPGHTLHYGTLREPGTGRVLDEVVVALYRAPRSYTREDVVEISGHGSDYVASQILAALLRQGARLAEAGEFTKRAFLNGALDLAQAEAVADLIAADSALSHQVALNQLRGGFSDELRELRAQLIKFAALLELELDFGEEDVEFADRTGLARLLAEVEGVVTGLLRSFELGNVIKHGITTVIAGRPNAGKSTLLNALLREERAIVSATPGTTRDFIEDEVIIEGLRFRFVDTAGLRDNPADEVEAIGVRRTRERIGQAALLLYLFDLTELTPAEVQADIAELTTTLPHLPVLAVGNKQDLGSFNTYQVSGIKQTAGTENQEPATETHEPETRQPIISNQPIFISAARREGLEELQAALLARVRGAGLAGTGTATIVTNARHARALEVAAQHLAAVRQGLTEGRGTELLAADLRHALGALGEITGEISSDDLLTSIFTQFCIGK from the coding sequence GTGAAACCCGCTAAAATCCGTGCTAATCAGTGGCCTACGGTGGTGGCCCTCTCCACACCGCCGGGCGCGGGCGCGCTGGCGGTAGTGCGTCTATCGGGTTCCGAGGCTATTGCCATTACCCAAGCGCTTTTTTCCAAGAAGAACCTGGCCGACCAGCCCGGCCACACCCTGCACTACGGCACGCTGCGTGAGCCCGGCACCGGCCGGGTGCTCGATGAGGTGGTGGTGGCGCTCTACCGCGCCCCGCGCTCCTACACCCGCGAGGACGTGGTGGAAATATCCGGCCACGGCTCCGACTACGTGGCCAGCCAGATTCTGGCGGCGCTGCTGCGCCAGGGCGCGCGCCTGGCCGAAGCCGGCGAGTTCACCAAGCGCGCCTTCCTCAACGGCGCGCTCGATTTGGCCCAGGCCGAAGCCGTGGCCGACCTCATCGCCGCCGACTCGGCGCTCTCGCACCAAGTGGCCCTGAACCAGCTGCGGGGCGGCTTTTCGGATGAATTGCGCGAGCTGCGGGCGCAGCTCATCAAGTTCGCGGCTTTATTAGAATTGGAGCTGGATTTTGGCGAGGAAGACGTGGAATTTGCCGACCGCACGGGGCTGGCGCGGCTGCTGGCCGAAGTGGAGGGGGTAGTAACCGGGCTGCTGCGCTCGTTTGAGCTGGGTAATGTAATTAAGCACGGCATCACGACCGTGATTGCCGGGCGGCCCAACGCCGGTAAGTCCACGCTGCTCAACGCGCTGCTGCGCGAGGAGCGCGCCATCGTATCGGCCACGCCGGGCACCACCCGCGACTTTATTGAGGATGAAGTAATTATCGAAGGACTGCGGTTCCGGTTCGTGGACACGGCCGGCCTGCGCGATAACCCCGCCGACGAGGTGGAGGCCATTGGCGTGCGCCGTACCCGCGAGCGTATCGGCCAGGCCGCGCTGCTGCTCTACCTCTTCGACCTCACCGAGCTAACCCCCGCCGAGGTGCAGGCCGACATCGCGGAACTGACCACTACCCTACCCCACCTGCCCGTGCTGGCCGTGGGCAATAAGCAAGACTTGGGGTCATTTAATACTTATCAGGTATCAGGTATTAAGCAAACGGCGGGGACTGAAAACCAGGAACCAGCCACCGAAACTCACGAACCAGAAACCAGACAACCAATAATCAGCAACCAACCCATTTTCATCTCGGCGGCGCGGCGCGAAGGACTGGAGGAGCTGCAAGCGGCCCTGCTGGCGCGGGTGCGGGGGGCGGGGCTGGCGGGCACCGGCACGGCCACCATCGTCACCAACGCGCGCCATGCCCGCGCCTTGGAAGTGGCCGCCCAGCACCTGGCGGCCGTGCGCCAGGGCTTGACTGAAGGGCGCGGCACCGAGTTGCTGGCCGCCGACCTGCGCCACGCCTTGGGCGCGCTGGGCGAGATAACGGGCGAGATTTCATCTGATGACCTGCTGACGAGTATTTTCACCCAATTCTGCATCGGCAAGTAG
- a CDS encoding citrate synthase: MAETAELTLAGGPALSLPVTEGTEHEKAFDIGKLRDQTGYVTYDPGYKNTGACKSAITFLDGEQGILRYRGYPIEQLAEKSSFLEVAYLLIYGHLPTAAELADFSGQITKHTLVHEDMRKIFDGFPSSTHPMAILSSLTCALTGFYPESINPNLSAADTDLNIVRLIAKMSTIAAWTYKNSVGHPLNYPRNDLDYASNFLYMMFSFPTEKYEVNPLVVSALNKLLILHADHEQNCSTSTVRLVGSANASLYGSVSAGINALWGPLHGGANQEVIEMLEAIERDGGDTSKFIAKAKDKNDSFRLMGFGHRVYKNFDPRAKIIKKSADEVLSALGMQDSPLLKIAQELEQAALTDQYFIERKLYPNVDFYSGIIYKALGIPTEMFTVMFALGRLPGWIAQWKEMRENKEPIGRPRQIYVGETERDYVPMDARK, translated from the coding sequence ATGGCAGAAACTGCTGAACTTACGCTAGCGGGCGGCCCAGCCCTTTCCCTACCCGTCACCGAAGGGACCGAGCACGAAAAAGCTTTTGACATCGGCAAGCTGCGCGACCAGACCGGCTACGTTACCTACGACCCCGGCTACAAGAACACGGGAGCCTGCAAATCGGCCATCACGTTTCTCGATGGGGAGCAGGGCATTTTGCGCTACCGGGGCTACCCCATCGAGCAGCTGGCCGAGAAATCGAGCTTCCTGGAAGTGGCTTATTTGCTGATTTACGGCCACTTGCCCACCGCGGCGGAGCTGGCGGACTTCAGTGGCCAGATTACCAAGCACACGCTGGTGCACGAGGATATGCGCAAGATTTTTGATGGCTTCCCGAGCAGCACGCACCCGATGGCCATCCTGAGCAGCCTCACCTGCGCGCTCACCGGCTTTTACCCCGAAAGCATCAACCCTAACCTGAGCGCGGCTGATACCGACCTCAACATCGTGCGGCTGATTGCCAAGATGAGCACCATCGCGGCCTGGACCTACAAAAACTCGGTGGGCCACCCGCTCAACTACCCGCGCAACGACCTCGACTACGCCTCTAACTTCCTGTACATGATGTTTAGCTTCCCCACCGAGAAGTATGAAGTCAACCCGCTGGTGGTGAGCGCGCTGAACAAGCTCCTGATTCTGCACGCCGACCACGAGCAGAACTGCTCTACCAGCACCGTGCGCCTCGTGGGCTCGGCCAATGCCAGCCTCTACGGCTCGGTGTCGGCGGGTATCAACGCACTGTGGGGACCGCTGCACGGCGGGGCCAACCAAGAGGTTATTGAAATGCTCGAAGCCATTGAGCGCGACGGCGGCGACACCAGCAAGTTCATCGCCAAGGCCAAGGATAAGAACGACTCGTTCCGCCTGATGGGCTTCGGCCACCGGGTATATAAGAACTTCGACCCGCGCGCTAAAATCATTAAAAAGTCTGCTGATGAGGTACTTAGCGCTCTCGGAATGCAGGACAGCCCACTGCTGAAAATAGCGCAGGAGCTAGAGCAGGCCGCCCTCACCGACCAGTATTTTATCGAGCGCAAGCTGTACCCGAACGTGGATTTCTACTCGGGCATCATCTACAAGGCGCTGGGTATCCCCACCGAGATGTTTACCGTCATGTTTGCCTTAGGCCGCCTCCCCGGCTGGATTGCGCAGTGGAAAGAGATGCGCGAAAACAAGGAGCCCATCGGCCGCCCCCGCCAGATTTACGTGGGCGAAACCGAGCGCGACTACGTGCCAATGGACGCGCGCAAGTAA
- a CDS encoding DUF4177 domain-containing protein produces MKKFEYYLVEVTDHATNPIDADALTEELDALGREGWEVVAVTDRGGNWRWWSRAHLLLVTLKRELPG; encoded by the coding sequence ATGAAAAAATTTGAGTACTACCTAGTGGAGGTGACCGACCACGCTACTAACCCGATTGATGCGGACGCGCTGACGGAAGAGCTGGATGCGCTGGGCCGCGAGGGTTGGGAAGTAGTGGCCGTGACTGACCGCGGTGGTAACTGGCGGTGGTGGAGCCGCGCCCATCTGCTACTCGTCACCCTCAAGCGGGAGCTGCCGGGGTAG
- a CDS encoding OmpA family protein, with the protein MLPKFLLPAALLCVLAGAPALAQQAPASVTDGKARSLYEKAQSLFYRDRQPQQALLVWQQLTDKFPDYGEPFLRKASLLTILGDHPGALQAYQLGLAKLPVEPARANDYLTLAKLAAEVGDYATVRQAYTNYLSFNPNNPKQVAAAKLQLQNCDFAAEAMAHPNGPLPERLPAPLNQLRDQYFPVLTADNKSLIFTVQRSPEKFGQENEDVFISTVLPDGTFGAPQSISPNINSRENEGTATISGDGNTLVFTSCGRPGGVGNCDLYISRRRGKEWTAPRNLGPLVNSKAWDSQPSLSADGRTLYFSSQRGGGLGGYDLYVTTIGPDGSWTAPRNLGAPVNTPGDDLAPFIHASGTTLYYATNGLVGLGSSDIFRAELDDKGQWGTPRNLGYPLNTFANEASLFISSDNKRAYYTRAEPPRPGESPRMAPPILLYGSEVPASARARETSTYAQGRVFDAVTKKPLNAMVQLFDLGTNALTQQVYSDTETGEYTAVLNEGRAYAMYAAAPGYLLKSLNFDYSASRSFDPLTLDIYLEPAKSGRSAVLNNLFFDSNQAVLKPRSRTELDRLVEFLRQDANLRVEVAGYTDNVGTPAANLTLSQRRAQAVLAYLSGHGVPAARLRAKGYGATKPLAANDSEAHRAENRRIELRIL; encoded by the coding sequence ATGTTGCCTAAATTCCTGCTTCCTGCCGCGTTGCTTTGCGTGCTGGCTGGCGCGCCCGCCCTGGCCCAGCAAGCGCCCGCGTCCGTCACCGACGGCAAAGCCCGTAGCCTCTATGAGAAGGCCCAGAGCCTGTTTTACCGCGACCGCCAACCCCAGCAGGCACTGCTGGTGTGGCAGCAGCTCACCGATAAGTTTCCCGACTACGGCGAGCCGTTTCTGCGCAAAGCTTCGCTGCTGACCATCCTCGGCGACCACCCCGGTGCGCTGCAAGCCTATCAGCTGGGCCTGGCCAAGCTGCCCGTGGAGCCCGCCCGCGCCAATGATTACCTCACCCTGGCCAAGCTGGCCGCCGAGGTCGGCGACTACGCCACCGTGCGCCAGGCGTATACCAACTACCTCAGCTTCAACCCGAACAACCCCAAGCAGGTGGCCGCGGCCAAGCTGCAGCTGCAAAACTGTGACTTCGCCGCCGAGGCGATGGCTCACCCCAACGGCCCGCTGCCCGAGCGCCTGCCCGCCCCACTCAACCAGCTGCGCGACCAATACTTCCCGGTGCTCACGGCCGATAACAAGTCGCTCATCTTCACGGTGCAGCGCAGCCCCGAGAAGTTTGGCCAGGAAAACGAGGACGTGTTCATCAGCACGGTGCTACCCGATGGCACGTTTGGCGCGCCGCAGTCCATCTCGCCCAACATCAACTCGCGCGAGAATGAGGGCACGGCTACCATCTCGGGCGATGGCAACACGCTGGTATTCACCAGTTGCGGCCGGCCGGGGGGGGTAGGCAATTGCGACCTATATATTTCGCGGCGGCGCGGCAAGGAATGGACCGCCCCGCGCAACCTCGGCCCGCTAGTCAATTCCAAAGCCTGGGACTCGCAGCCCTCGCTCTCGGCCGATGGACGCACGCTCTACTTTTCGTCGCAGCGCGGCGGCGGCCTCGGCGGCTACGACCTCTACGTAACTACTATCGGGCCTGATGGTAGCTGGACTGCCCCGCGCAACCTGGGTGCTCCCGTCAACACGCCCGGCGACGACCTGGCACCCTTTATCCACGCCAGCGGTACTACCCTCTATTATGCCACCAACGGCTTGGTGGGCCTGGGTAGCAGCGATATTTTTCGGGCCGAGCTGGACGACAAAGGCCAGTGGGGCACCCCGCGCAACCTGGGCTACCCCCTCAATACCTTCGCCAACGAGGCATCGCTCTTTATTTCGTCGGATAACAAGCGCGCCTACTACACCCGCGCCGAGCCGCCCCGCCCCGGCGAATCGCCCCGCATGGCCCCGCCCATTCTGCTCTACGGCAGCGAAGTGCCGGCCAGCGCCCGCGCCCGCGAAACCAGCACCTACGCCCAGGGCCGGGTGTTCGATGCCGTGACGAAGAAGCCCCTCAACGCGATGGTGCAGCTCTTCGACCTTGGCACCAATGCCCTCACCCAGCAGGTGTATTCGGATACCGAAACCGGCGAGTACACCGCCGTGCTCAACGAGGGCCGCGCCTACGCCATGTACGCCGCCGCACCTGGCTATCTACTTAAGAGTCTGAATTTTGACTACTCAGCCTCGCGTAGCTTCGACCCGCTTACCCTCGACATTTACCTCGAGCCCGCTAAAAGCGGCCGCAGCGCGGTGCTGAATAATCTGTTTTTTGATTCCAACCAGGCCGTGCTCAAGCCGCGCTCGCGCACTGAGCTGGACCGTCTCGTAGAGTTTCTGCGCCAGGATGCCAACCTGCGCGTGGAGGTGGCCGGCTACACCGACAACGTGGGCACGCCCGCCGCCAACCTCACGCTTTCGCAGCGCCGCGCTCAGGCTGTGCTGGCCTACCTCAGTGGCCACGGCGTGCCCGCCGCCCGCCTGCGCGCCAAGGGCTACGGCGCAACTAAGCCCCTGGCCGCCAACGACTCGGAAGCCCACCGGGCCGAAAACCGCCGCATCGAGCTGCGCATCTTGTAG
- a CDS encoding 7-carboxy-7-deazaguanine synthase QueE translates to MEQFYTIQGEGFNTGRAAYFIRLGGCDVGCVWCDVKESWDADAHPRQPVADLVAAASAYPGRHVVVTGGEPLMHDCLPLTKALQAAGFQTWIETSGAHPLSGNWDWICVSPKKFKAPRPDVLAHADELKIIVFNDSDFAWAEEHAALVPPTTRLYLQPEWSRAARMTPALIDYVKAHPRWQVSLQTHKYLDIP, encoded by the coding sequence ATGGAGCAATTCTATACCATTCAGGGCGAAGGGTTTAATACGGGCCGGGCGGCCTACTTCATCCGCCTGGGCGGCTGCGACGTGGGCTGCGTGTGGTGCGATGTGAAGGAGTCGTGGGATGCCGACGCGCACCCCCGCCAACCCGTGGCCGACCTGGTGGCCGCTGCCAGCGCCTACCCCGGCCGCCACGTCGTCGTCACCGGCGGCGAGCCGCTGATGCACGACTGCCTACCCCTTACTAAAGCGCTGCAAGCGGCCGGCTTCCAGACCTGGATTGAAACCAGTGGCGCGCACCCACTCTCCGGCAATTGGGACTGGATTTGCGTGTCGCCCAAGAAGTTCAAGGCCCCGCGGCCCGACGTGCTGGCCCACGCCGACGAGCTGAAAATCATCGTCTTCAACGACAGCGACTTTGCCTGGGCCGAGGAGCACGCCGCGCTGGTGCCGCCCACCACGCGCCTCTACCTCCAGCCCGAGTGGAGCCGCGCCGCCCGCATGACGCCCGCCCTCATTGACTACGTGAAGGCTCATCCGCGCTGGCAGGTGTCCTTGCAAACCCATAAGTACCTCGACATTCCGTAG
- the folD gene encoding bifunctional methylenetetrahydrofolate dehydrogenase/methenyltetrahydrofolate cyclohydrolase FolD: MPAPHLIDGKQTAEDIKVEIAAEVAKMTATGHRPPHLAAVLVGHDGGSETYVRNKVLACERVGYASTLLRFEDDITEAELLAVVRHLNDDDGIDGFIVQLPLPRHIDAEKVIEAIRPEKDVDGFHPMNLGRMVAGLPALLPATPSGIVELLARQGIKTSGQHCVVIGRSNIVGTPVSILLAKNLETANCTVTLCHSRTKNLPEIVRQADIIVAAIGRPEFVTADMVKPGAVVIDVGTTRVTDANKKSGYSLKGDVNFAEVAPLASRITPVPGGVGPMTIAMLLLNTLRAAKGDVYPKL, from the coding sequence ATGCCCGCTCCGCACCTCATCGACGGCAAGCAAACCGCCGAAGACATCAAAGTTGAAATTGCCGCCGAAGTGGCGAAAATGACGGCCACCGGCCACCGGCCGCCGCACCTGGCCGCCGTGCTCGTGGGCCACGATGGCGGCTCCGAAACCTACGTGCGCAACAAGGTGCTGGCCTGCGAGCGCGTGGGCTATGCCAGCACCTTATTGCGCTTCGAAGACGACATCACCGAGGCTGAGCTGCTGGCCGTGGTGCGGCACCTCAACGACGACGACGGCATCGACGGCTTCATTGTGCAGCTGCCGCTGCCCCGGCACATCGACGCCGAAAAGGTCATCGAAGCCATCCGGCCCGAGAAGGACGTGGATGGTTTCCACCCTATGAACCTGGGCCGCATGGTGGCTGGCCTGCCCGCGCTGCTGCCCGCTACCCCCTCCGGCATCGTGGAGCTGCTGGCCCGGCAGGGCATTAAAACCAGTGGCCAGCACTGCGTAGTAATTGGCCGCTCCAACATTGTGGGCACGCCGGTTAGTATCTTGCTGGCTAAGAACTTGGAAACGGCCAACTGCACCGTCACTTTATGCCACTCGCGCACTAAAAATCTGCCTGAAATTGTGCGCCAGGCCGACATTATCGTAGCCGCCATCGGCCGCCCCGAGTTCGTGACGGCCGACATGGTAAAGCCCGGCGCGGTGGTCATCGACGTAGGTACGACCCGCGTCACGGATGCCAACAAGAAATCCGGTTACAGCCTGAAGGGCGACGTCAACTTTGCTGAAGTCGCGCCGTTGGCCTCGCGCATTACGCCCGTGCCGGGGGGGGTAGGGCCCATGACCATCGCCATGCTGCTGCTCAACACGCTGCGTGCCGCCAAGGGCGACGTGTACCCGAAGCTGTAG